The following are encoded together in the Echeneis naucrates chromosome 9, fEcheNa1.1, whole genome shotgun sequence genome:
- the tmem161b gene encoding transmembrane protein 161B isoform X2 — MNISVVWCLLVLAFVIKTLFSLTAHYFKLEEGGERSLCITFAFFFFVKAMAILIVTENYLEFGLETGFANFSDSALQFLEHQGLESQGPISKLTFKLMLALLCSLIGAFLTFPGLRLAQMHLDALNLTTAKFTQTLLYINFLSPLIMVLLWVKPITKDYIMNPTLGKESVPLMTEQMYDTLRLWAIILMCMLRLAMMRHHLQAYLNLAQKGVEQMKKEAGRISTVDLQKMVARVFYYLCVIALQYVAPLVMLLHTTLLLKTLGGHTWWVYPEEDLPFTHEMNSNSVMAAAAVVAPTPASVVEAGARASVAQLSVALGGLRTVFSPMLFRGLFSFFTWWIAACLFSTSLFGLFYHQYLMAA, encoded by the exons ATGAACATCAGTGTGGTCTGGTGCCTGCTTGTACTCGCCTTTGTCAT TAAGACCCTTTTCTCCCTAACTGCCCACTACTTCAAGctagaggaaggaggggagcgCTCACTCTGCATTACTTttgcgtttttcttttttgtcaaagCCATGGCCATTCTCATTGTCACTGAAAACTACCTGGAGTTTGGTCTGGAGACCG GTTTTGCAAACTTCTCTGACAGTGCTCTACAATTTCTGGAGCACCAGGGCTTAGAGTCCCA GGGTCCCATATCTAAGCTCACTTTCAAGCTGATGCTGGCCCTGCTCTGCTCCCTGATTGGAGCATTTCTAACTTTCCCTGGTCTACGATTGGCTCAGATGCACCTAGATGCACTCAATCTGACCACAGCGAAATTTACACA GACGCTGCTTTATATCAACTTCCTTTCCCCCCTCATCATGGTCCTGCTGTGGGTGAAGCCCATCACCAAGGACTACATAATGAATCCAACTCTGGGAAAGGAGAGTGTGCCTTT GATGACTGAGCAGATGTATGATACGTTGCGGTTATGGGCCATCATACTGATGTGTATGCTCCGGCTTGCCATGATGAGACATCATTTGCAGGCCTACCTCAACCTGGCCCAGAAGGGGGTGGAGCAGATGAAGAAGGAGGCAGGCCGGATAAGTACAGTTGACCTGCAGAAAATG GTTGCACGTGTTTTTTACTACTTGTGTGTAATCGCACTACAGTATGTGGCACCACTGGTGATGCTGCTGCATACGACTTTGCTGCTAAAAACATTAG GTGGACACACTTGGTGGGTCTATCCTGAGGAAGACCTACCTTTCACCCATGAAATGAACTCTAACTCTGTGATGGCGGCGGCAGCAGTAGTGGCCCCAACACCAGCTTCAGTGGTGGAAGCAGGAGCCCGGGCATCAGTCGCCCAGCTCTCTGTGGCTTTGGGAGGCCTGCGAACTGTCTTCAGTCCAATGCTATTCCGAGGTCTATTCTCCTTCTTTACTTGGTGGATTGCTGCCTGCCTCTTCTCCACCTCTCTGTTTGGTCTCTTCTACCATCAGTATCTCATGGCAGCATAG